One genomic region from Streptomyces venezuelae encodes:
- a CDS encoding SRPBCC family protein: MITVERTILLPLPLEKAFSYLEDFERTEEWDPGTVRCVRVDRGAVRPGATWHNTSRFRGRTTELSYRLEVREPARLVFVGANSSVVAKDEMLFGAPSAEATLLTYRASFRFKGLARLAERFLRAEFERLADDVTERLPSALAQHAR; this comes from the coding sequence GTGATCACGGTGGAGCGGACCATCCTCCTCCCCCTCCCACTCGAGAAGGCGTTCTCCTACCTGGAGGACTTCGAGCGAACCGAGGAATGGGATCCCGGCACGGTGCGCTGTGTCCGCGTCGACAGGGGTGCCGTACGACCGGGTGCCACCTGGCACAACACCTCACGGTTCCGAGGGCGCACCACTGAACTCTCCTACAGGCTTGAGGTCAGGGAGCCCGCACGCCTGGTGTTCGTAGGAGCGAACTCGTCCGTGGTCGCGAAGGACGAGATGCTCTTCGGGGCACCCTCAGCAGAAGCGACCTTGCTGACCTACCGGGCGTCATTCCGGTTCAAGGGCCTGGCCAGGCTGGCGGAACGCTTCCTGAGAGCCGAGTTCGAACGGCTCGCGGACGACGTGACCGAGCGCCTGCCGTCCGCGCTGGCGCAGCACGCGCGCTGA